One window from the genome of Blastopirellula retiformator encodes:
- a CDS encoding Imm26 family immunity protein, with protein sequence MAESWNKGDVFLVPIDITRVGLGQIVDVLPSELYVVIYANAWNVSSPPSPGDVVGQVVLFASLTLDAKLYHGDWAIIGNVTENLVNIKLPLSKVRISGEMHIESHDGSWSRSATPKEADQLSFRKTVAPIRLEKALKAQYGILEPHPAYDDLRYELVVDLAKLDGCD encoded by the coding sequence GTGGCGGAATCGTGGAATAAGGGGGATGTATTTCTGGTGCCGATCGACATCACACGGGTGGGGCTGGGGCAGATCGTTGATGTGCTGCCATCAGAACTCTACGTGGTCATTTATGCAAACGCATGGAATGTAAGCTCCCCGCCTTCTCCGGGGGACGTCGTTGGTCAAGTTGTGCTGTTTGCATCGCTAACTCTGGACGCCAAACTGTATCACGGTGATTGGGCGATCATTGGGAATGTCACCGAAAATCTTGTCAACATCAAGCTCCCGCTATCGAAGGTGAGAATCTCTGGCGAGATGCATATCGAGAGCCATGACGGCAGTTGGTCACGCAGCGCAACTCCCAAAGAAGCGGATCAACTGAGTTTTCGCAAGACAGTAGCTCCAATACGGCTGGAAAAGGCGTTGAAGGCTCAGTACGGGATACTTGAACCACATCCCGCCTATGACGATCTCCGTTATGAGCTCGTAGTTGACTTAGCGAAGCTCGACGGCTGCGACTGA
- a CDS encoding Sec-independent protein translocase subunit TatA/TatB has protein sequence MLTLPVVSMPVLFGFLGGLGMQEMMIVAVIAVLLFGKNLPSVARSLGRSYADFKKGLSDIQSEFHSATKEVEDTVNDRGYSSSSSSSSSYDDYDDYAEATAPKFEPPPAEPQKVENG, from the coding sequence ATGCTGACTCTACCTGTCGTTTCCATGCCCGTCCTGTTCGGATTTCTGGGCGGTCTGGGAATGCAAGAGATGATGATCGTCGCCGTGATCGCGGTGCTGCTGTTCGGCAAAAATCTGCCGTCGGTCGCCCGGTCGCTGGGACGCAGCTACGCCGATTTCAAAAAGGGACTTAGCGACATCCAGTCCGAGTTCCACAGCGCCACCAAGGAAGTCGAAGATACGGTCAACGACCGGGGATACTCGTCCAGCTCGTCGAGTTCCTCCAGCTACGATGACTATGACGACTACGCCGAGGCGACCGCCCCCAAGTTCGAGCCGCCCCCGGCCGAACCGCAAAAGGTCGAAAACGGCTAA